One genomic region from Argentina anserina chromosome 2, drPotAnse1.1, whole genome shotgun sequence encodes:
- the LOC126782958 gene encoding F-box protein GID2, translating to MKRGLSSMAEDDDSKMKKLKVEEEAEEGGVVEGPGLTNLDDNLMFEVFKHVDARTLGMASCVSKQWHKTAQDERLWELICSRHWANIGYGNQQLRSVVLALGGFRRLHSLYIWPFTKPPSSSSSAAASSSAPSSSWAAAAPLKPVMAAKPHPRWGKDEVNLSLSLLSIRFYEKMSYNNRSQGR from the coding sequence ATGAAGCGTGGGCTTTCTTCCATGGCAGAGGACGACGACTCCAAGATGAAGAAGTTAAAGGTcgaagaagaagcagaggaAGGTGGCGTGGTTGAAGGACCAGGGCTTACGAATCTGGATGACAATCTGATGTTCGAGGTGTTCAAGCACGTAGATGCGAGAACACTCGGGATGGCGTCTTGTGTGAGCAAACAGTGGCACAAGACGGCACAGGACGAGCGGCTCTGGGAGCTCATCTGCAGTCGCCACTGGGCTAACATCGGCTACGGAAATCAGCAGCTGAGATCTGTTGTTCTTGCTCTCGGTGGCttccgcaggctccactccctCTACATCTGGCCTTTCACCAAGCccccttcatcttcttcttcagctgctgcttcttcttcagctCCGTCGTCGTCGTGGGCTGCGGCGGCTCCGCTGAAGCCGGTGATGGCCGCGAAGCCGCACCCTAGGTGGGGGAAGGATGAGGTGAATCTTTCGCTCTCGCTCTTGTCAATTCGGTTTTACGAGAAGATGAGTTACAACAACCGAAGCCAAGGAAGATGA
- the LOC126782969 gene encoding MFP1 attachment factor 1-like encodes MSDADSTVEVDSHDPPKQDSQDRKPSSASPNYSLWPPTERTRNAVVDRLIETLTTPSPLSRRYGTLSADEADSQARLIEQDAFAAAGGSAATEVSGESGMKILQIYSKEISRRMLEVVKAKNADASAAENGASETGSDAAAAVEEKDASTAASGEEVKAEEST; translated from the coding sequence ATGTCCGACGCCGATAGCACCGTCGAGGTCGACTCCCATGACCCACCCAAGCAGGACTCACAGGATCGGAAGCCGTCCTCCGCCTCCCCCAACTACAGCCTCTGGCCGCCGACCGAGCGCACCCGCAACGCCGTCGTCGACCGTCTCATCGAGACCCTCACCACTCCCTCCCCTCTCTCCAGACGCTACGGCACCTTGTCCGCCGACGAGGCCGACTCCCAGGCGCGCCTCATCGAGCAAGACGCCTTCGCCGCCGCCGGTGGCTCCGCCGCCACCGAGGTCAGCGGCGAGTCCGGGATGAAGATCCTCCAGATCTACTCTAAGGAGATCAGCAGGCGCATGCTCGAGGTCGTCAAGGCTAAGAACGCCGATGCTTCTGCTGCTGAGAACGGCGCCTCCGAGACTGGTAGcgacgccgccgccgccgttgAGGAGAAAGATGCTTCTACTGCTGCGTCCGGTGAGGAGGTGAAGGCTGAGGAGTCGACCTGA